Proteins encoded in a region of the Manis javanica isolate MJ-LG chromosome 15, MJ_LKY, whole genome shotgun sequence genome:
- the TSPAN9 gene encoding tetraspanin-9 isoform X2, which produces MARGCLCCLKYMMFLFNLIFWLCGCGLLGVGIWLSVSQGNFATFSPSFPSLSAANLVIAIGTVVMVTGFLGCLGAIKENKCLLLSFFIVLLTILLAELILLILFFVYMDKVNENARQDLKDGLLLYNTENNVGLKNAWNIIQAEMRCCGVTDYTDWFPVLGENTVPDRCCVENSQGCGHNTTTPLWRTGCYEKVKMWFDDNKHVLGTVGMCILIMQILGMAFSMTLFQHIHRTGKKYDA; this is translated from the exons CTCTGTGGCTGTGGGCTGCTTGGAGTGGGCATCTGGCTGTCTGTGTCCCAGGGCAACTTCGCCACCTTCTCCCCCAGCTTCCCCTCACTGTCTGCAGCCAACCTGGTCATTGCCATCGGGACCGTCGTCATGGTGACAGGCTTCCTCGGCTGCCTGGGGGCCATCAAGGAAAACAAGTGCCTCCTCCTCAGT TTTTTCATTGTCCTGCTGACCATCCTCCTAGCAGAGCTGATCCTGCTTATCCTCTTCTTTGTCTACATGGACAAG GTGAATGAGAATGCCAGGCAGGACTTGAAAGACGGCCTgctgctgtacaacacagagaacaacgtgGGCCTTAAGAATGCCTGGAACATCATCCAGGCTGAG aTGCGCTGCTGTGGTGTCACGGACTACACAGACTGGTTCCCGGTGCTGGGGGAGAACACAGTGCCCGACCGCTGCTGCGTGGAGAACTCTCAGGGCTGCGGGCACAACACCACCACCCCGCTGTGGAGGACG GGCTGCTATGAAAAGGTGAAGATGTGGTTTGACGACAATAAGCATGTGCTTGGCACGGTGGGCATGTGCATCCTTATCATGCAG ATTCTGGGCATGGCCTTCTCCATGACCCTCTTCCAGCACATCCACCGGACTGGCAAAAAGTATGATGCCTGA